A genome region from Vicinamibacteria bacterium includes the following:
- the pnp gene encoding polyribonucleotide nucleotidyltransferase yields MMHRKEVQIGERVLTIEMGKLAKQANGAALVRMGDTVVLMTACASKDVREGIDFLPLTVDYRENFYASGKIPGGFFKREGRPNEKEILTSRLIDRPIRPLFPDGWHHETQVIGLVLSTDKANDSDVLAVTGASAALYCSDIPFPTPVGAVRVGFVDGAFVINPTFEQLKISDLNLTVAGSGEAIVMVEAGANEVPEAQMVDALALAHEEIKKLTAIQEELFQALSPTKLEVVPRARNEALENEVEQSFLEHLGEAMRTKGKLDSQRAVDRVHKSLREQMAEREPEQAAEAEAALKRLSEKVLRDEVLEKGRRLDGREFDEVREVTCEVGVLPRTHGSSLFTRGETQALVTVTLGTSDDVQILDWLEGESEKRFMLHYNFPPFSVGEARFLRGPGRREIGHGALAERALLPVIPGENEFPYTIRIVSDILESNGSSSMASVTGGCLALMDAGVPLKAPIAGIAMGLIKESEKYAILTDIAGAEDHYGDMDFKVAGTANGITALQMDIKIKGLTREIMAEALEQARRARMFILEKMAGALKAPRAEISAYAPRIFTMRIPTDKIRDVIGPGGKMIRSIIERTGVKIDVEDDGSVAIASVDEASARKAIQIIEELTAVPEIGKTYLGKVQRIVDFGAFVEILPGTDGLLHISEVADYRVKDVRSEMSEGDQILVKVINIDPQGKVKLSRKAVLREQAGLPPEEPQMPR; encoded by the coding sequence ATGATGCATCGCAAGGAAGTTCAAATCGGCGAGCGTGTCCTCACCATCGAGATGGGGAAGTTGGCCAAGCAGGCTAACGGCGCGGCACTAGTACGAATGGGTGACACTGTCGTTCTGATGACCGCATGTGCGTCCAAGGATGTTCGGGAAGGAATCGACTTTCTTCCCCTGACGGTCGACTACCGAGAAAATTTCTACGCCTCGGGCAAGATACCCGGAGGCTTCTTCAAACGGGAAGGCCGACCGAACGAAAAAGAGATCCTCACCAGTCGTCTCATCGATCGGCCGATTCGCCCGCTGTTTCCCGATGGCTGGCATCATGAGACGCAAGTAATCGGTCTCGTACTGTCGACCGACAAGGCGAACGACTCGGATGTTCTAGCGGTCACCGGGGCCTCGGCCGCCCTCTATTGCTCCGACATCCCGTTTCCCACACCAGTCGGTGCGGTGAGAGTCGGTTTCGTCGACGGCGCATTCGTGATCAATCCGACGTTCGAGCAGCTGAAGATCAGTGATTTGAATCTTACGGTGGCGGGCTCTGGAGAAGCCATCGTGATGGTGGAGGCCGGCGCCAATGAAGTGCCCGAGGCTCAAATGGTCGATGCTCTTGCCCTCGCTCACGAGGAGATCAAGAAGCTGACCGCCATTCAGGAAGAGCTGTTCCAGGCCCTGTCACCGACGAAGCTCGAGGTAGTGCCCCGCGCTCGGAACGAAGCGCTCGAAAACGAGGTCGAGCAGAGTTTTCTGGAACATCTCGGCGAAGCCATGCGAACCAAGGGCAAGCTCGACTCGCAGCGCGCGGTGGATCGCGTGCACAAGAGCCTCAGGGAGCAAATGGCGGAGCGTGAGCCCGAACAAGCGGCGGAAGCCGAGGCTGCTCTGAAACGGCTCTCGGAGAAAGTGCTCCGCGACGAGGTTCTGGAGAAGGGGCGCCGACTCGACGGGCGTGAATTCGATGAGGTTCGAGAAGTCACTTGCGAGGTCGGGGTGCTTCCCCGCACTCACGGCTCGTCGCTGTTCACCCGGGGGGAGACACAGGCTCTCGTCACGGTAACGCTCGGAACTTCGGATGACGTCCAGATACTCGACTGGCTGGAAGGAGAGTCGGAGAAACGCTTCATGCTCCACTACAACTTTCCTCCCTTCTCGGTGGGGGAGGCGCGGTTTCTTCGCGGACCGGGGCGCAGGGAGATCGGCCACGGAGCGCTGGCGGAACGCGCGCTCCTGCCCGTCATTCCGGGTGAGAACGAGTTTCCCTACACCATCCGGATCGTCTCGGACATCCTCGAATCGAATGGCTCATCCTCCATGGCGAGCGTCACCGGCGGATGTCTTGCCCTGATGGATGCTGGCGTTCCCTTGAAAGCGCCCATTGCCGGGATCGCTATGGGGCTGATCAAGGAAAGCGAGAAGTATGCCATTCTCACCGACATCGCCGGTGCCGAAGATCACTATGGCGACATGGACTTCAAAGTCGCCGGCACGGCGAACGGGATTACAGCGCTTCAGATGGACATCAAGATCAAAGGGTTGACCCGGGAGATCATGGCGGAGGCGCTAGAACAAGCGCGGCGTGCGCGCATGTTCATTCTCGAGAAAATGGCGGGCGCCCTTAAAGCCCCTCGTGCGGAGATCTCCGCCTACGCTCCCAGGATCTTCACGATGAGGATTCCCACGGACAAGATCCGAGACGTCATCGGACCCGGGGGTAAGATGATTCGGAGCATCATCGAGAGGACGGGCGTCAAGATCGATGTCGAGGACGATGGGAGCGTGGCCATCGCCTCCGTGGACGAGGCATCCGCCCGAAAGGCAATCCAAATCATCGAGGAACTGACCGCGGTCCCGGAGATCGGGAAGACTTACTTAGGAAAAGTTCAGCGGATCGTGGACTTTGGAGCCTTCGTCGAGATCCTTCCGGGAACCGACGGCCTCTTGCACATTTCCGAAGTCGCGGATTATCGCGTGAAAGACGTGCGGAGCGAGATGTCGGAGGGAGATCAGA